The following are encoded in a window of Spea bombifrons isolate aSpeBom1 chromosome 2, aSpeBom1.2.pri, whole genome shotgun sequence genomic DNA:
- the POMP gene encoding proteasome maturation protein — protein MNTKGLGSQLKDSIPVGELSTQYGGYGVHDTLRTGFRSVQNELLPSHPLELSEKNFQLNQDKVSLANLRNIQGLHAPLRLQMEFQAVKQVQRLPFLQSSNIALESLRGTDETIGFEDILNDPSQSEIIGEPHMMMEYKLGLL, from the exons ATG AATACCAAGGGACTCGGCTCTCAGCTAAAGGACAGTATCCCGGTTGGGGAACTTTCCACACAGTATGGAGGGTATGGAGTCCATGATACTCTCCGTACAGG ATTTAGGAGTGTGCAAAATGAACTTCTGCCAAGTCATCCTCTGGAGCTGTCAGAAAAAAAC TTCCAGTTAAACCAAGACAAAGTAAGCTTGGCTAATCTAAGAAATATCCAAGGACTGCATGCACCACTCAGACTGCAAATGGAATTTCAAGCCGTCAAACAG GTTCAGCGTCTTCCATTCCTTCAGAGCTCTAACATTGCTTTAGAGTCATTGAGAGGGACCGATGAAACTATTGGCTTTGAAGATATTCTCAATG ATCCTTCACAAAGTGAAATCATAGGAGAGCCACACATGATGATGGAATATAAGCTTGGTTTATTGTAA